One window from the genome of [Clostridium] celerecrescens 18A encodes:
- a CDS encoding PTS mannitol transporter subunit IICB has product MKFAGRILKYYSRVIAECIPLFVTAGLLSVLSAVIIQNRYLPEMSNILSFLVIPVFMGYKAGTMCGGDVGGLAGTLAASAVVMTEPASAMILSAIAGSIAGFLSRKGLDRIKHRIPAGFEMLFSNLYISGLGLLAGALIHYMLVPVAAWLLTFLGNGLSRMIANGVIPFISFVVEPLKIIFFNNWINHGFFLPLGLEQMKTQGSSILFLLETNPGPGFGILLAYTLVYRNMRKQMLSSLIIQSLGGIHEVYFPYVLSDIRLLAAAIAGSIAGNYCFMVTGSGLLGPASPGSIITIMIMADKKHWLGILTGIFVSAGVTCLLSCLIMSRKKQKLVAEEGILQKDEGMPMKKMEHAKIYFVCDVGMGSSAMASALFKKRLKLVGLTGIEVFHVSADRIPPDADVIVCQKDFARSLSGIDKPCFTVNNLTDMSGYQELLNWLMGGGENGSS; this is encoded by the coding sequence ATGAAGTTTGCGGGGAGAATACTGAAGTATTACAGCAGAGTAATTGCCGAGTGCATACCTTTGTTTGTGACAGCGGGGCTGCTGTCAGTCTTATCGGCAGTGATAATCCAGAATAGATACCTGCCTGAAATGTCCAATATTTTATCTTTTCTTGTAATTCCGGTATTTATGGGATACAAAGCAGGCACGATGTGCGGCGGGGATGTGGGCGGTTTAGCCGGCACCCTTGCCGCTTCTGCTGTTGTCATGACAGAACCTGCTTCTGCCATGATTTTATCAGCCATAGCAGGCAGCATAGCCGGTTTTTTATCCCGGAAGGGTCTGGACCGGATCAAGCACCGGATACCGGCCGGGTTTGAGATGCTCTTCAGCAACCTATATATATCGGGGCTTGGTTTGCTGGCAGGAGCGCTTATCCATTACATGCTGGTGCCGGTGGCCGCATGGCTGCTCACCTTTCTGGGAAATGGCTTATCACGAATGATTGCAAATGGAGTCATCCCTTTCATCAGCTTTGTGGTAGAACCATTAAAAATCATTTTCTTTAATAACTGGATCAATCACGGCTTTTTCCTCCCCCTGGGATTGGAGCAGATGAAAACACAGGGAAGTTCCATCTTATTTCTCTTAGAGACCAATCCGGGTCCGGGATTTGGAATTCTCCTTGCCTATACCCTGGTTTACCGGAATATGAGAAAGCAAATGCTTTCCAGCCTTATTATTCAGTCCCTGGGCGGCATCCATGAGGTTTACTTTCCTTATGTGCTGTCAGATATCCGGTTATTGGCTGCTGCCATAGCGGGCAGCATAGCGGGAAATTACTGTTTCATGGTAACCGGCAGCGGGCTTCTGGGACCGGCTTCTCCCGGTAGTATCATAACGATCATGATTATGGCAGACAAAAAACACTGGCTGGGAATCCTTACAGGGATTTTTGTTTCCGCCGGAGTGACTTGTCTCTTATCCTGCCTGATTATGTCACGAAAGAAACAAAAATTAGTTGCTGAAGAAGGAATACTACAGAAAGATGAAGGGATGCCAATGAAGAAAATGGAACATGCCAAAATCTATTTTGTCTGCGATGTTGGCATGGGCTCCAGTGCTATGGCCAGCGCGCTGTTTAAGAAAAGGCTGAAGTTGGTAGGATTAACAGGTATTGAGGTGTTTCATGTATCGGCTGACCGCATTCCGCCTGACGCGGATGTGATTGTATGTCAAAAGGATTTTGCCCGTTCCCTGTCAGGAATTGATAAACCATGCTTTACAGTCAATAATCTCACGGATATGTCTGGCTATCAGGAACTCCTGAACTGGTTAATGGGAGGTGGAGAAAATGGCAGCTCATGA
- a CDS encoding BglG family transcription antiterminator, whose translation MAAHDFTPRMQQVVLALLNEDGPVPVKQLADQIHISKRTVQRELEYIPRVLKKYGLAFCSKTGTGIWLEGDKDRMEALKAELEEDDALDVSDRIERQKRLTLEILKDKTLKKLYYYSDLFGVSEATVSSDLEVVKEWFHKYHLEIKRKPGYGVFIEGSERDFRRALRVFIDENIHTEIIQEMYEDRNQSVLNVIQNKSERNIYRILDDDIVKRVTACILRIRDKRILNLTQDSYLGLVIHVAIAVNRIRRQEIIEENPLMTDRLQNDQDYDLAKRITKSLEAEFQIQIPEIECAYICLHIKGSKIQQLNIDEKSRSEIEESRELWDVVNEMIDCYDDSIAYLLKQDEEFVIQGLIAHLKPTLVRLTNGMKIQNPLLEQIKQDYPVIFERCRTVAKVIEGRYGYEVPESEIGFLAIHFGAAEVRMESRKESRRKVNIGIVCASGIGISRLMSSKVARDFADRVELSVYGMTDLSPYVLSKTDFFVSTIPIKEEADILYVSPLLPAEDMEQIAGKVRRCEFMPKKQDNKEFTIQLDQVNFIAVQIKNVIRLMEYQRVNNGITFEELLIAVSEKLAAYPERQSIIQEDLMRRERLCSQIFPDLSFALLHARTEGVVKPVFSVCQTKDGEPFSDPYFKGVCVVLIMLVPKDDHEVENSDILGVLSERLIEEEEFLEAVRHEGKEEIRALVSRYLNQYFKQYLDKI comes from the coding sequence ATGGCAGCTCATGATTTTACACCCAGGATGCAGCAGGTCGTCCTGGCTCTTCTTAATGAGGACGGGCCTGTTCCTGTTAAGCAGCTTGCGGATCAGATCCATATCAGCAAAAGAACGGTGCAAAGGGAGCTGGAGTACATTCCCAGAGTATTAAAGAAATACGGGCTCGCCTTTTGCTCAAAAACGGGAACCGGTATTTGGCTGGAGGGAGATAAAGATCGGATGGAAGCCCTAAAGGCTGAACTGGAAGAGGATGATGCTCTTGATGTTTCTGACAGGATCGAACGCCAAAAGCGTCTGACCCTGGAGATTCTCAAGGATAAGACCTTAAAAAAACTGTATTACTACAGTGATTTATTTGGAGTCAGCGAAGCCACCGTCAGTTCGGATTTAGAGGTGGTAAAAGAGTGGTTTCACAAGTATCATCTGGAGATAAAGAGAAAACCTGGATATGGTGTTTTTATTGAGGGCAGCGAACGGGATTTCCGCCGTGCCCTGCGTGTGTTTATTGATGAGAATATCCATACAGAGATCATACAGGAGATGTATGAAGACAGGAACCAGTCCGTATTAAACGTGATTCAGAATAAAAGTGAGCGTAATATCTACCGGATCTTAGATGACGATATTGTAAAAAGAGTGACGGCATGCATCTTAAGAATCCGGGATAAACGCATTCTCAATTTAACCCAGGATTCCTACCTTGGACTGGTGATCCATGTAGCAATTGCTGTGAACCGAATCCGAAGGCAGGAGATCATTGAGGAAAACCCCCTCATGACGGATCGCTTGCAAAATGATCAGGATTATGATCTGGCAAAGAGAATCACCAAATCCCTGGAAGCTGAATTTCAGATTCAGATCCCGGAAATTGAGTGTGCTTATATTTGTCTGCATATTAAAGGCTCCAAAATCCAGCAGCTGAATATTGATGAAAAGTCAAGAAGTGAAATAGAGGAATCCAGGGAACTGTGGGATGTGGTCAATGAGATGATCGACTGCTATGACGACAGCATTGCCTATCTGCTAAAGCAGGATGAGGAATTTGTAATCCAGGGCTTGATTGCCCATCTTAAACCGACTCTGGTCCGCCTAACCAATGGTATGAAGATCCAAAATCCTTTGCTGGAGCAGATTAAGCAGGATTATCCGGTCATATTTGAACGGTGCAGAACCGTTGCAAAGGTGATCGAAGGGCGGTATGGATATGAAGTGCCGGAATCAGAGATCGGGTTTCTTGCCATTCATTTTGGTGCGGCAGAGGTTCGGATGGAAAGCAGGAAGGAAAGCCGGAGAAAGGTGAATATAGGAATCGTTTGTGCCAGCGGGATCGGAATCTCACGGCTTATGTCTTCCAAGGTTGCCAGGGATTTTGCAGACAGGGTGGAGTTATCGGTCTATGGAATGACGGATCTGTCTCCTTACGTGCTGAGCAAGACGGATTTCTTTGTATCCACCATACCCATTAAAGAAGAGGCGGATATCCTGTATGTAAGCCCCCTGCTTCCTGCTGAGGATATGGAGCAGATCGCAGGAAAGGTCCGCCGGTGTGAGTTTATGCCTAAAAAGCAGGATAACAAGGAGTTTACCATTCAATTAGACCAGGTAAATTTTATTGCCGTTCAGATAAAAAATGTCATTAGGCTCATGGAATACCAGAGGGTAAATAATGGGATCACCTTTGAGGAGCTGCTGATTGCTGTCAGCGAGAAGCTGGCTGCCTATCCGGAACGGCAGAGTATCATTCAAGAGGATTTAATGAGGAGAGAACGGCTGTGCAGCCAGATATTTCCCGACTTAAGCTTTGCCCTGCTTCATGCCAGGACGGAAGGAGTGGTGAAGCCGGTGTTTTCAGTGTGCCAGACAAAGGATGGTGAGCCTTTCAGCGACCCTTATTTTAAGGGGGTATGTGTTGTATTGATCATGCTGGTGCCAAAGGATGATCATGAGGTAGAAAACAGCGATATCCTGGGTGTGTTAAGCGAGCGGCTGATTGAGGAGGAAGAGTTTCTTGAAGCGGTGAGACATGAGGGAAAAGAGGAGATCAGAGCCTTGGTTTCCCGGTATTTAAACCAATATTTCAAACAATATCTGGATAAGATATAA
- a CDS encoding PTS sugar transporter subunit IIA — protein MFGYGKKNVEKSAELLELGNIRLNCRPGEKEAVIREVGQLLYQCGCVEESYIEAMLQRELTFSTNIGNGIALPHGVEAAKKSVKRSGIAVMVFPEGTDWGGEMVKLVIGIAGAGEEHLEILSIIADCLADPADVERITRCSAEEILTMFTGKRCPQ, from the coding sequence GTGTTTGGCTACGGGAAAAAAAATGTAGAGAAGAGTGCAGAGCTTCTGGAACTTGGGAATATCCGTTTGAATTGCAGACCCGGGGAAAAGGAGGCGGTAATAAGGGAGGTAGGGCAGCTGCTTTATCAGTGCGGCTGTGTAGAAGAATCCTACATAGAAGCCATGCTTCAGCGTGAACTGACGTTTTCCACAAATATCGGCAATGGAATTGCACTTCCCCATGGCGTAGAGGCAGCTAAAAAATCGGTTAAGCGCTCCGGCATTGCAGTTATGGTATTCCCTGAGGGAACAGACTGGGGAGGAGAAATGGTAAAACTGGTCATAGGGATTGCAGGGGCAGGAGAGGAGCATTTGGAAATACTCTCAATCATCGCAGACTGCCTGGCTGATCCGGCCGATGTGGAACGGATCACCAGATGCAGTGCAGAAGAAATCCTTACCATGTTTACAGGAAAGAGGTGTCCGCAATGA